A part of Syngnathoides biaculeatus isolate LvHL_M chromosome 21, ASM1980259v1, whole genome shotgun sequence genomic DNA contains:
- the ndrg2 gene encoding protein NDRG2, whose translation MTTEMQEITIAEDKPLLTGQADSSKDAELAARILLDQGQEHSVETPHGVLHVTLHGTRNSRRPAILTFHDVGLDSKSCFLPLFKFEEMQEIVKNFTLIHIDAPGQEDGAAVYPAGYQYPSMETIAEMIPAVLQFFNFRTVIGVGVGAGAFVLTKFALANPDSVEGLVLVNIDTNARGWMDWAAQKLSAVTSSLSEQIMSHLFSQEELSSNTDVVQSHRERINKAPHLLNIELFWKTYNSRRDLNLDRGSTFKCPVMLVVGDQAPYEDAAVECNSKLDPTSTSFLKMADAGGLPQLTQPAKLTEAFKYFIQGMGYMASSCMTRLSRSRTTSLSSSYSMEGSRSRSRTLSQGSQGGQMPPSPSQTMEVSC comes from the exons ATGACCACGGAGATGCAAGAGATCACCATCGCCGAGGACAAGCCGCTGCTCACCGGTCAGGCCGACTCCAGCAAG GATGCCGAGCTGGCAGCCAGGATACTCCTCGACCAGGGCCAG GAGCACAGCGTGGAGACCCCACACGGGGTCCTGCACGTGACGCTGCACGGCACACGGAACAGCCGCCGGCCCGCCATCCTCACCTTCCACGACGTGGGCCTGGACA GCAAGAGCTGCTTCCTGCCGCTGTTCAAGTTTGAGGAGATGCAAGAGATCGTCAAGAATTTTACGCTGATCCACATCGACGCGCCGGGTCAAGAGGACGGGGCGGCCGTTTACCCGGCGGG GTATCAGTACCCGTCCATGGAGACCATCGCGGAGATGATTCCAGCCGTCCTGCAGTTCTTCAA CTTCCGTACCGTGATCGGCGTGGGCGTCGGCGCCGGGGCCTTCGTCTTGACCAAGTTCGCG CTCGCCAACCCGGATTCCGTGGAGGGTCTGGTTCTGGTCAACATCGACACAAACGCCCGGGGGTGGATGGACTGGGCGGCTCAAAAG CTCAGCGCTGTGACGTCGTCGCTCAGCGAACAGATCATGTCCCACCTCTTCAGCCAG GAGGAGCTGTCGTCCAACACAGATGTGGTCCAGTCTCACAGAGAGCGCATCAACAAAGCGCCGCACCTGCTCAACATCGAACTCTTCTGGAAGACCTACAACAG CCgcagagatttgaacctggatcGCGGCAGCACCTTCAA GTGTCCGGTCATGTTGGTGGTGGGCGATCAGGCGCCGTACGAGGACGCCGCC GTGGAATGCAATAGCAAGCTGGACCCGACTTCCACCTCCTTCCTGAAG ATGGCAGACGCCGGTGGCCTCCCCCAGCTCACGCAG CCCGCCAAACTGACCGAGGCGTTCAAGTACTTCATCCAGGGAATGGGCTACA TGGCCTCGTCTTGCATGACCCGCCTGTCCCGCTCGCGCACCACCTCCCTGTCGTCCTCGTACTCCATGGAAGGCTCGCGCTCGCGTTCGCGCACCCTGTCCCAGGGCTCGCAGGGGGGTCAGATGCCGCCCAGCCCCTCGCAGACCATGGAGGTGTCCTGCTGA